The Chryseobacterium geocarposphaerae genome window below encodes:
- a CDS encoding TonB-dependent receptor: MKKRSIFLLAGIATLYFNNTYAQETTPQDSTRTASIDQVVITGNSNPKKKIESSTAISTFTAKEIQKQNPISAAALLQRVPGFAVETSGGEVGNNLFARGIPSAGAYEFVQVQEDGLPVFEDGALQFANADNFFRVDNSVSRLEALRGGSGSIYANNSPGGLINFITKEGGNDFKGTAKLETSTYGLMRTDVNLGGALVQDKLFFNVGGFYRTDNGIRKTGFKANNGGQIRMNLKYVFDKGYAKVYYKKLDDRNTFFLPIPLSQYGNDLKEFSGFDANYGTYSYRAISQLNIPQAGGGFFNRNLEDGIHPRVDVLGAEFKYDLGGNFSVINKTRYTNINMNYTGIFPAGGPQAMADFAKSEGITGNNYQYSLVSNGAIVNPAYVQKLGFWAIDKQMNNFVNDLQFNYKFDKGNVTAGFYKSNWKSHQYWNWSNILTTATDRPELLNLVDTSLTPASTGYSKTYNGVTDMSFLVRDSQIQGSLNDLYLNLDYNITDNLSFNGGIRYSKDSYKGYGVNTTTSNLNNSGLTTDGTHSFLTTTADDNMAVLGNKYTYWYYDVDRVSFTTALNYKINRENAVYARFSNGFRSPNEEAYYNNMNNLSAIKPVTTNQLEVGYKYYSRTFDLAVIPFYSTLKNLSFTDVFSDGTSENKFANTTNFGVELEGYARLFNNLLEVTFNGTIQNPKYKNFTGMDAAGNFFDYDGNTVRRMPKFYFNISPAVNITKEWRAYVSMNYYGKRFQDEANTDKNILPSFSEFGAGTSYQLGKIRFAVDGTNIFNTIGITEGDPRSPLTGTGDIRMARPIMGAAVRASITLDF; encoded by the coding sequence AACGACTCCACAGGATTCTACAAGAACGGCATCTATTGATCAGGTAGTAATCACAGGAAACTCCAATCCCAAAAAGAAAATAGAATCCAGTACAGCAATTTCCACTTTTACAGCGAAGGAAATTCAGAAACAAAATCCGATCAGTGCGGCTGCTTTATTGCAGAGAGTTCCAGGTTTTGCTGTGGAAACTTCGGGTGGTGAAGTCGGAAACAACCTTTTTGCGAGAGGGATTCCTTCTGCAGGAGCGTATGAATTTGTACAGGTTCAGGAAGACGGACTTCCTGTTTTTGAAGACGGGGCTTTGCAGTTTGCCAATGCAGATAACTTTTTCCGTGTAGATAATTCGGTAAGCAGACTGGAAGCATTGAGAGGCGGTTCAGGATCTATTTATGCAAATAATTCTCCGGGAGGTCTTATTAACTTTATTACAAAAGAAGGAGGTAATGATTTTAAAGGAACTGCAAAACTGGAGACCAGTACGTATGGTTTGATGCGTACTGATGTCAACCTGGGAGGTGCTTTGGTACAGGATAAACTATTCTTTAATGTTGGTGGTTTTTACAGAACAGACAACGGAATCAGAAAAACAGGTTTTAAGGCAAACAATGGCGGGCAAATCAGAATGAATCTTAAATATGTTTTTGATAAAGGTTATGCTAAAGTGTATTATAAAAAGCTTGATGACCGAAATACATTTTTCCTTCCTATTCCTTTGTCGCAATATGGCAATGATCTGAAAGAGTTCTCGGGTTTTGATGCTAACTATGGAACATATAGCTACAGAGCGATCAGTCAATTGAATATTCCGCAAGCCGGAGGAGGATTTTTCAATAGAAATCTGGAAGACGGAATTCATCCGAGAGTTGATGTGTTAGGAGCCGAGTTCAAATATGACTTGGGAGGAAATTTCTCGGTCATTAATAAAACACGATATACGAATATTAACATGAATTACACTGGGATTTTCCCGGCGGGTGGTCCTCAGGCAATGGCAGATTTTGCAAAGTCAGAAGGAATTACAGGAAATAATTATCAATATTCATTAGTAAGCAACGGAGCTATTGTGAATCCTGCGTATGTTCAGAAATTAGGGTTCTGGGCGATCGATAAACAGATGAATAATTTTGTCAACGATTTACAGTTCAATTATAAGTTTGACAAAGGAAATGTAACGGCGGGTTTTTATAAATCCAACTGGAAATCTCATCAATACTGGAACTGGAGTAATATTTTGACAACGGCAACGGACAGACCTGAACTTCTAAACCTAGTTGACACTTCATTAACTCCGGCAAGTACAGGATATTCAAAGACGTACAATGGAGTTACAGATATGTCTTTCCTGGTTAGGGATTCTCAAATTCAGGGTAGCTTAAATGATCTTTATTTAAATTTAGATTATAATATCACTGATAATTTAAGCTTCAATGGAGGAATTCGGTACAGTAAAGATTCTTATAAGGGATATGGCGTAAATACGACAACTTCGAACCTGAACAATTCAGGATTAACAACAGATGGAACACATTCCTTCTTAACAACTACAGCAGATGATAATATGGCGGTGTTAGGAAATAAATATACCTATTGGTACTACGATGTAGACAGAGTATCTTTCACAACGGCTCTGAATTATAAGATCAATAGAGAAAATGCGGTCTATGCCCGTTTTTCTAATGGTTTCAGATCTCCGAATGAAGAAGCGTACTATAATAATATGAATAATTTGTCCGCAATAAAACCAGTTACGACCAATCAGCTGGAAGTTGGGTATAAATATTATTCAAGAACATTTGATCTAGCGGTGATTCCATTCTACTCTACTTTGAAAAACCTTTCATTCACAGACGTATTTTCTGACGGAACTTCTGAAAATAAATTCGCCAATACCACCAACTTCGGGGTAGAATTGGAAGGATATGCAAGATTATTCAACAATTTACTAGAAGTGACTTTCAATGGAACAATTCAGAATCCGAAATATAAAAACTTCACAGGAATGGATGCTGCAGGTAATTTCTTTGATTACGACGGAAATACGGTAAGAAGAATGCCGAAATTCTATTTCAATATTTCTCCGGCAGTAAATATCACAAAAGAATGGAGAGCTTATGTAAGTATGAATTATTATGGTAAACGTTTCCAGGATGAAGCCAATACGGATAAAAATATTCTGCCTTCATTTTCTGAATTCGGAGCGGGAACTTCTTATCAGTTAGGAAAAATAAGATTTGCAGTTGACGGAACCAATATCTTCAACACGATCGGGATTACAGAAGGTGACCCAAGATCTCCGCTTACAGGAACAGGAGATATCAGAATGGCGAGACCTATTATGGGTGCTGCTGTAAGAGCTTCAATTACCTTAGATTTCTAA